The sequence below is a genomic window from Micromonospora aurantiaca ATCC 27029.
GTCGAATTGCTCCTGGAGCATGCATTCGCCGATGGTCATAACGGAGGTCCGGCCGCCGATTTCCGCAATACCATCGACAGCGACCGCACATGGGGGAGCCCTCCCTCAAGGGCGTCGTCATTGACGGCGAGGCAACAGTTCCTGCGCAACCTCCTAAGTGACGCCGATCAGCTTCATGAGGATGGATCGAGGCGACGCCCCTACTGGCGCGAGCGTAAAACGGGCCAATGCCACACGGTTGTTTTAAGTGAAGCATCGGTTATACGAGAGTTCGTTCGTCTTATCAATGAGCTTGACAGTGCGGGCTATTTCGAGAAACAATTCGGCAAGGATTGCGTCGACGATCCTCGCGACGGCGAGCCGGACGCTCTTTTTGAGCGGGAATTGGGCGTCGAGCAAGTCTGGCCTCTTAGTCAGGCTGCCCTGATCGAGGATATTGATCTGTTCTTTGACATCGTAGAGCTGCTGCACGATCATGCCTCTCTCCCGACAACGCGATGGCTGCACAATTACGCGGGCTGCGGTTGGCACCATGCGACGTTCGAGGCAGGGCCGGGACGTATGGTCTATCGGTGGCGAGTCAACAAAATCTTGGCTCAGAGTGCCTTCGACCTCAGGCTGGCTGACGAGGGTGACGACGTCGGAAGGTTGGTCAGCGTCACTGATGATGCTCGAACTGAGCTAATGCATGCAGTTGCAAGTCGCGAGGATGGCGGCCCTGCCGATCAGGTCCGCCATGCATTAGCACTGTTTAGGCAGCGCGGGGCCGATCGAAATCAAAAACGATCAGCTATCGTTGCCCTGGCTCTTGTACTTGAGGAGCGCCGACACAATGTCCTAGCCGATGCACTCGCAAAAAGTGACCGGGGGGCGCTTTTTGATATTGCCAATAACTTTCACGTGCGTCATCAAGACGCAAAGCAGAGGCGCGAGTACGACGATTTTTACCTTGATTGGATCTTCTGGACGTACCTGGCCACGATTGAGCTCACCAATCGCATAATCGATTCGCAAAGTGCGTGATGGATGGTCTGCCCCTAATCTCCTACGCCGAGCCGAGATTTCTCGGAAGATATGATCGAAGGGCGGTCGAGCGTGACGCGGGAGGACGCGGTTGTCGCGCTGCTGAAGCTGGGTATAAGCAGGGAGATCATAGACGACTTCCCTGATCTTCCTAAAGACGTCGAAGGGCTTCTAGTCTATGGGAGCCAAGCGCGCGGGGATGCGGTACCCGGTTCCGATCTGGATGCTCTCGCACTGGTGGCCAGGGCTCGTCCCACCGCTTACTCCGGGTTAGTGAGCGTCAGCTTCTATACCCTCCAACAACTGGAGTCTGGCATCGGAACTCTCTTCGGGTCACATCTCAAGCGAGACGCAAAGATTGCTTGGGACAAGCACGGTAAGTTGTCTAAGGTTGTAAGCTCGATGGGTGAGGTCGACGCGGGTCGACTTTTTTTGCGGGTGCGCGAGATGTCGACGCTATTCACTAACCTGGACTATGATCTGCCTAAGTATCTCCCGGGCCTTCTAAGGCAGGCGCGCTATTTGCTGCGCAGTTGCCTCTACGCACAATCAATAGACGTCGGCGAGCCCTGCTTCTCCGTTCGTGAGTTAGCGTACCGTCACAACGACATGAATCTTGTACAGCTCTTGGCTTCGCGGCAGAAGGCTGACGCAGCAGCCGCCGACTTGACCGCTTGTCTGTCGTGGCTGCATAGGCTCATTGGCGAGTTCCCCCTAAGCGAGAATGGCTCTCTCGAGGCCACTGTGGTTAATGAATGGGGGCGCCCGAGCGACACACTTTCGATGGCATTCATGGCACTCGGAGCTACAGGGAACGGATCCGACTACGCTGAAGTGGAGAAGATTCTGCTGTGAATGTCGAGGTTGCCTTCGTCGGCGACGTTCATGGGAATGTGGACGCCCTCCGAGGACTTTGCGATCTGCTGAAGTCTCGGGGTGTCCCGCACATGGTTTTCCTTGGCGACTATATCAACAAGGGACCGCAGTCTGCTGCGGTAATGCGCGAGCTGCTTGCGCAATCAGGGGCCGGTCGGGCGACCCTTCTTGCAGGCAATCATGAGTCTGTGTTGCTTGAAGCCTTCAATGCGGAGGATTTAACTGCGTTCCTCAAAATGGGAGGAGCTATGACGATCCGTTCGTATGTGAAGGGGAGAGTAGGCGCGGACGTCTTCAGAGAATTCAAAGCAAGCTTTCCAAGCGAGCACTTGGAAGCGCTACAACGTATGCCTCAGACCTACGAGACAGACGAACTGATCGCCCAGCACCTGCCGCCTCCCCTGTCTGCGAAGAAGTTCCGAATCAGCGGGCATCTTCCGGTCGGGGAACTGCCACGGGTAGGGCGCAACTTCGCGCAACTCGATACCGGCTGTGGCGATGCATCTGGTCGACTTAGCGCTCTTCTATGGCCTAGCCGCGACGTCGTCCAAGTCGATGCCAGAGGCACCCTCTTGATCGGGTGAACACGGATCATTCATCCAGATGATCAAGAATCCACTGTGCCTCTTGCGCACCCTGCGTGTTGTGCATAGATGTGTTTAGTTCAAGGCATGCCTGTGCGTACGATTCCGCCTCAACTCGCCGTCCGGCCGAGCGGTAACACTGCGCAAGCAGCTTCAGTGCGATTGCCTCACCACGTCTGTTTCCGAGCTGGCGGTTCAGCGACAGCGCCCGCTCGCCAAACGGTAATCCGTCGTTCGGCCGGCCTTGTCGAAGACGCACTTGGGCGCCGAGCACCTCGGCGTTGGCATGTAGTGCAGTTGGAGGCATGGTGCATAGCGTCTTGATCACCTCGTCCGCATGGTCGGCTGCCATCTTCAGATTCTCTGCCCTTACCTCCAGCCTCGCGAGATTGACTAGCGATTGGCAAATATCCGGCTCGTTTCCAGTGCGTCGCCTGACCGCCAATGCATCTTCGAAGCTTCGGCGAGCCAGCTGAGGATTGTCTACTTTCGAGTATGCGAGCCCAAGTTCATCGAGAATGCGGCATCGGATCTTCTGGCCGAAAGCATCGTTTTCGTCGAGGAGCGTTAGCGCTTGCCTAAGTCGGCCGATGGCATCGACATAACGGCCTACCCGTCGCAGTAAACCAGCTTGAGCTGCGAACGCTTCCGCCGCAAGTGGTGAATACAGGTGTGAAGCGCCATCTAGAATCTGATCTATTGCCTGCTGTGTCGATGTGTAAGCAGCATCGAAGTCGCCGTCCCTTGCCAGGAATCTAGCGTATGCCAGGTGCTCGCCTGGTCCGCCCAAGTTCGTGGCTTCTCTCAATGCGATTATCCCGGCTTCGGTCTGACCAAGATCGATCAACTTCTCCCCTCGGAGTCGCAAGTTGGCGGCGCGCAGGACGTCACGCCCAGACGAGGGAAGCAGCTCGATATGCCGGGGAATCTTAGAAGAATTTACCACCACCTCCCACGTCAAGAGGCGCTCCGTTAGCTTATTCCGTAGCTCGCGGGCGTCCTCTACCGCCTCGTACATTACCGAGTGGTGGCTAGACATCTGCTTTCGAAGATTCACGATCGGATCAGCGGGTGAGTCATGCTTCAAGAAGGCCGTCCATACATCCCGCATTGGCTGTTCGGCGCGGCCGAGTTCGAGTAGACCCGTGAATAGCTCTTCCTCAGTGCCGGAGGAGTATCCCCAAGGGCTACCGGGCTCGCTGCCCCACGTCCCCTTGAACATTGCCACCATGAAGTGGCTCTCGCTGATGAGTTCGTTGATGGCCTCCTGCGGCCGCCTCGCTGTCCCTCTGACACGGTCCCACCCGACCACTTCGTAGGTGACGCTGCTATGGCCGCTTCGCCGAGTGTTGTGCTCATCAACGCAAGCGCGCACAACCTCGCGTTCGTGCTCAAGGTCGCCAGGCGACGCCAAGAAGATCCGAAACGGCAGTGCATCGACCATGCAATGGACAGTAGTGGCAGAGTTCCACTAAGCCAATCCGCCGAGCTTCTGTCGAGGCGCCAGGGCTGTCGCTTTCTTCGGTGGATGAGGATACGTGAGACAGACGACGCGGAAGCGGCGCAAAGGGCGTCGGTGCGACCTCTGTGTCACGGACGCGGTGAGTTCAGCCACGCCATCGGTACGCCGCTCAAGGCAGCGTCAGCAAGACGGTGAGCGGACGTAGTCCGCAGTGCAGCCCGCGAGCTCTCGATCCACCGCTGGACGTCCGCGACTCCCTGATGCCGGTACTCGACCGCTTGGACGAGACACTCCAACTTGTCCGCGTCCCGTGCCACCACCGCCTCCAGGGTTTCGCCGGCCTCATACTCGGCGACGGCAGCGGTGATCACGTCGGCGACGGCGGGCGGGCAGTCGGCGACTTGGTCGGCGGTGACGGCTGTGTTGGGCGCGGCGGTGAGGTAGCGCTTGGCGATGTGGGGAATGTCGGTGATCCGGGTTTCCTGCGTGTCGTGCAGGACGCACAACATCGAGACTCGGGCCGGGTCGGCGCCCTCCATGGCCGCGAGCATAATGCCGATGAGCGCCGTGCGGAACGAGTGTTCGGCGATCGACTCGGGGTGCTTCACGCCGGCGAACCACCAGCCGGTACGGGCGGCGCGCTTGAGCACGCCGGCCTCGAAGATGAAGCTCATGGCCCCTGCGGCGTCCTGGTCCTCGCTCATCTGCCCGTCCCTGTACCGGTGACTCCGTCAGCGCGGAGGCTGTAGAGGATAGACGTTAGTTCTTGTCGCGACTGCCTGGATAGCTGGTCGCTCTCGAGCAGCATGGCGCATCGGTCGGCCAGCGTTTGCCCGGTCGCGAGGTCGTCGTGAGCGAGGCCGCGCCTGGCTACGAGCAGAGCCCAGAGGTTGTGCACGTTGAGGTCGACGAACGGGTGGCCGATGGCGAGGCGGTCAACCAGGTGCCGGAACAGCACGACTCCTCGCCAGTCTCCTAGCGCGGCGGGCATGAACGAGTCGTCGCGATGCCGGTACGGGATCTCACCGACCCAGTAGGCGGAGTAGTTGAGCGCAGCCCGCTCACAGGCATCGTCCGGGTGGGCGTGGGTGATGAAGTCTCTCAGCGGTTCCGGGTCTCCCTGGTTCGCCAGGGAAGTCACCATCGACCGCATGTCGGGCCACAGCGGTGACCAGGTGTGGAAGCGGGTGATCTGACGGGCCGTCCGGGTGGTGCCTTCGGCGAGCCATGACGCGGAGGCGCCTGTGGGATCCATGCCGGCAAGGAAGCACGCTTGCCGGTGCAGCAGGACATCCGGCTCGCGTTCGGAGGCGGAGCGTTCAGCGAGTACGCGAAGGCGTACGAAGAAGGCCTGCCTCTCGTCGGCGGGCAGGAGCGGGGCGGTCGCCACGGGGCCGCGTCGGCGGGGTGTGGGCAGGCTCCTGATGAAGGTCGGCGTCTGTCCGAGAACGCTCCAGAGGATCAGGTCGGTCAGGCGGTGCGTCAGCACCGACCAGCCGAGGGGTTGCTCGGCGATGGGGGATCGGTCCGCCTCGTCCCGGAGGAGCGCCGCAAGGATGAGGTCTGCCTCGGCGGCATCGTCGAGAGCGGCCAGCAGCTTCGTGTTCGCTCCGAGGCGTCCGAGCCGCTGGCGAATCGCAACGGCCTGACCGAATGGGACGGCGGTGAACGGCCTGCGCCCCGACTCCCAGCTCTGAACGGTCACCCGGTCCACGTCCAGATGCGCGGCGAGTTGCTCTTGGGTGAGCGGCACGGATTCCCGAATGAGCTTCAGGAGGTAGCCCGTCACCTCGCCTCGTTGCGGCGTGGAACTGCGGTGACCTGCCAACTGACATCCCTACGTTGACCGGTGGTTGACGTTTCGCCGGAAGCGGACCGCGAGGTGGCGTTCCTGATCGGCTCACTCGTACCGCTGGTGAGTCCAGTGATCGACGTCGTGATCGTAGCGTCGCAGTTACCGAACGTTCCAGATCCGGTCCGCGATTCGTGGCCGGTCGAATTCCGCTGCCCTGCGGAGGAAGCGGCGATGCGGGAAAGGACACCACCGTGGAGACGAGTCACCTACGACCAGTACGTGATCGCTGCTGCAATGACGCTCGCGAGGCGGCACCGCCCGAAGTGGTCATGGCGGAAGTGGCGGTGGGTGTGCCGGTGCGGTGCGGAGCTGCCGTGCCGGAACCGTCACCGCGTACCGATCAATCGCGGTCACTGGCCGTCGCAGGAGGACCAGTGAGCACTGCGGAACAGGCGATCCTGGCGGTGCACGTACAGGGTCTGGACGGGATGTGCGTGGGTTGCCGGCTGTGGTGGGCGCGGCTGACTCCGTACCCCTGCTGGCAGGTCGCGTGGGCGACCAGCCGGCAGGCGCGCGCGAGCGTCGCCCGCTTCCTGGGGGTGCGCGGGTGAGCACCCACGGGCCGGTGCTGCCGATCTGGACGTGCGGCGGGTGCGGCGCGCCGTGGCCGTGCGCGACGCGGCGGCGGGAGCTTGTCGCGGAGTACGAGGGTGCGCCGGTGTCGCTGGCGGTGTACCTGGGGGCGCAGTTGGTGCGGGCGACGGCGGATCTGAGCTGGGCGCCGGCCGGGACGTTGCACAGGCGGTTCCTGGGGTGGCTGCGGTGAGCGTGTTGCGGGCGGGGGACGAGAAGTTCCACTACAGCGACGGGTCGCACCGGTGGACGGCGCCGGATCCGGAGTACGACCAGGAGGTGTGGGAGGAGCAGGTCCGCCAGCACAAGCTGGGTCACCTGCGCAACGAACGCCCGAGGGTACGCATCCGGCGGATCGGGTGATTCCAGCAGCGCGCCGGGCGACGGCTTCGTTAGGGCTGGGCCGGGCTGCTGCTGGTGTTGTACGAGTTCTTGGCGGCGACCACTGCGGCCTGGATGTGCTCGGGGTCGACGCCGTGGACGTTGAGCGGCGGGTGCAGACGCCTGACGAGTTCGGCCTCGATGATCGTCGGCTCGGAGTCCTCCGCCCAGGTCAGGCGCAGGTGCTCGTGCATCCACGCGGTCAGCCGCGTCTCGTCCTCGGGGACCAGGACCACCCGGTCGGTCCAGGTGGTCCGGTAGCCCTCGGATACGAGGAGGCCGGCCAGCGTACGGCGCAGGGTCGAGCTGCCCGAACGCCGCAGATGGTTGCGCAGGATCCGGCCCCGCAGGCTGGTCGCCCGGCCGAGATAGAGCATCCGCCGCGACGGGTCGCTGTCGTTCGGCGGTCCGGGGAGGTCCGGGAGGACCGAGGGAGCAGCCCACCAGGCGTACACACCGCTGCCACGGCTGAGCCGCTTGACGGCGACGTCGAGGGCGACCGGCACGCCGGAGAGCAGCCGTAGGGCCTCGTCGACCCGTTCTTCGTCGGTCGGGACGTCGGCGGATCGCCGTTCGGGGATGGTCACCGGGACCATCCTAGGCGCTGGGCGGGCCGCGATCAGGTGGCAGGGCGACCGGACGCTCCCCGCCGCAAGGCTCCGGGATGCCGACAGGGGGCAGGCGGCGCGCCGGCGGCACGGGGCGAGCCAGGACACGCAGCGTCGACGAACCGCAGTGTCCATGTCGGTAGTCTGACCGGGTGAACCATGACGCCGCGTCGATCCTGCGTGGCCTCGCGGCGAACCGTCGTCTCACACCACGAGCGATCAGCCGTGCCTCTGGCCGAGCTGAATCGACGATCCGGCAGCTTCTCAGTGGTGCCGTCCCGCCAGGAGCCGACGTCCTCCACGACATCGCTCCTGCCTTGCAGATGCCGGTGGCGGACCTCTTGGTGATCGCCGGATTGCCCGTCGTGGATGTCTCCGCGAGGGAAGGCGCCTACGCGGCGAGCCAGGAGATCGGCAGGCTGGTAGCTGTTGCCAGCCGGCTCTCATCGGAGCAGGTGCGGGAGCTGATCACGCGTGCGGAGGACCAGGTTGAGTGATATCTCGCGACCTGCTCGACAGGGGGAGCAGAGGTGACCGAGGCGCCCGCGCGCTCCGCGGCAGATCAGCGCACCTGATCTTGGCCGGCGTTTCTCGGCTCGTACGCTCCGGACGTCCGCCGGTCCCTGACCTGGCGCGACGCTCGCCGGTGACGCCCGTATGAGCTTGGTATCGGCGTTCGTACCGATCTGGATCCTCACCGCGGTCGGCTACGCGGCCTGCCGTTGGGGCCTGCTGGGCGAGGCGGCGGCGTCGGTGCTCGGCCGGTTCGTGTTCCATCTTGCGATGCCGGCCGCCCTGTTCCTGGCCCTGTCCCGGATGCCGCTGTCCGGGTTCGCCGGCCGCTCGCTGCTCGCCTTCGCGGTGAGCACCGTCGCGGTGATCGGGTTCGGGTGGGCCGGCGCGAGCCGCCTGTTCGGTCGCGGGCCCGGTGAACGGCCGATCTGGGGCATGGCCGCCGGGTACGTGAACTCGGCGAACCTCGGCATCCCGATCGCGACGCAGGTTCTCGGCGACGTGTCGTTCCTGGCGGTGGTGGTGCTGCTGCAAGTGCTGGTGGTGGCGCCCGTGATCCTGGTCGCCCTGGACCGGCGCAGCGACCCGGCCGGGCGGATCAGGGTGCGCCGGATCGCCTCCCTGCCCGTACGCAACCCGGTGATCCTGGCGTCGCTGCTCGGTGTCGCGTGCTCGGCTACCGGCCTGCGCCTGCCGTCGGCGGCCGCTGCGCCGCTGACGCTGTTGGCCGGTGCCGCGGTTCCGGCCGCCCTGGTCGCGCTCGGCGCGTCGCTGCACCGCACGGCGCCGTCGCGGGCAGAACCGGCCGAGCCGGCCGGGGCGGCCGAGCTGGCCGCGGTCAGCGCGCTGAAGCTGGTTGCGCAGCCGGTCGTCGCGTACGCGGCCGGGCTGGCCCTGCACCTGTCCGCGCCGCAGCTGCTCGCCGTGGTGGTGTGCGCGGGCCTGCCGACGGCGCAGAACACGTTCATCTTCGCCCAGGAGTACGGCGTCGGCGAGGCGGTGGCCAACCGGGCGGTGGTGGTGACCACGACGCTGTCGCTGGCCACACTGGCCGTGGCGGCGACGCTGCTCGGGTAGCCACCGCTACGAGGGGAACCGCCTCCAGTGCCCCTCGGAGACGACCTCGACGGTGCCGTCGGTCACCTTGATGGCCGTCTGGTCGTCGATCGCGTACGCCGGACCGGCGATCTCGGCCACCCACTTCTCGGCAGCGGCCATGGTGTTGTCCGGTTCGAGGCCCAGGTGCGGGAAGATCGAGAAGTCGACGAGCCCGAGTGTGCGGTCGTCGGGTGCGGACTGCCACTCGACGAATTCCGTACCGATCCGGGGGGTGAGCACCATGCTGCCGGCGCTCAGCCCCACCCAGACGGTGTCCCGCAGCGACGGCAGGAGGTCCGCCAGCCCGGACTGCCGCATCCAGTGGCACAGGTACGTCGCGTCGCCGCCGTGCGCGAGCAGGACGTCGGCCTCCCGGACCCAGG
It includes:
- a CDS encoding nucleotidyltransferase domain-containing protein, with the protein product MTREDAVVALLKLGISREIIDDFPDLPKDVEGLLVYGSQARGDAVPGSDLDALALVARARPTAYSGLVSVSFYTLQQLESGIGTLFGSHLKRDAKIAWDKHGKLSKVVSSMGEVDAGRLFLRVREMSTLFTNLDYDLPKYLPGLLRQARYLLRSCLYAQSIDVGEPCFSVRELAYRHNDMNLVQLLASRQKADAAAADLTACLSWLHRLIGEFPLSENGSLEATVVNEWGRPSDTLSMAFMALGATGNGSDYAEVEKILL
- a CDS encoding metallophosphoesterase, giving the protein MNVEVAFVGDVHGNVDALRGLCDLLKSRGVPHMVFLGDYINKGPQSAAVMRELLAQSGAGRATLLAGNHESVLLEAFNAEDLTAFLKMGGAMTIRSYVKGRVGADVFREFKASFPSEHLEALQRMPQTYETDELIAQHLPPPLSAKKFRISGHLPVGELPRVGRNFAQLDTGCGDASGRLSALLWPSRDVVQVDARGTLLIG
- a CDS encoding tetratricopeptide repeat protein, whose translation is MVDALPFRIFLASPGDLEHEREVVRACVDEHNTRRSGHSSVTYEVVGWDRVRGTARRPQEAINELISESHFMVAMFKGTWGSEPGSPWGYSSGTEEELFTGLLELGRAEQPMRDVWTAFLKHDSPADPIVNLRKQMSSHHSVMYEAVEDARELRNKLTERLLTWEVVVNSSKIPRHIELLPSSGRDVLRAANLRLRGEKLIDLGQTEAGIIALREATNLGGPGEHLAYARFLARDGDFDAAYTSTQQAIDQILDGASHLYSPLAAEAFAAQAGLLRRVGRYVDAIGRLRQALTLLDENDAFGQKIRCRILDELGLAYSKVDNPQLARRSFEDALAVRRRTGNEPDICQSLVNLARLEVRAENLKMAADHADEVIKTLCTMPPTALHANAEVLGAQVRLRQGRPNDGLPFGERALSLNRQLGNRRGEAIALKLLAQCYRSAGRRVEAESYAQACLELNTSMHNTQGAQEAQWILDHLDE
- a CDS encoding HD domain-containing protein, producing MSEDQDAAGAMSFIFEAGVLKRAARTGWWFAGVKHPESIAEHSFRTALIGIMLAAMEGADPARVSMLCVLHDTQETRITDIPHIAKRYLTAAPNTAVTADQVADCPPAVADVITAAVAEYEAGETLEAVVARDADKLECLVQAVEYRHQGVADVQRWIESSRAALRTTSAHRLADAALSGVPMAWLNSPRP
- a CDS encoding helix-turn-helix domain-containing protein, whose translation is MAGHRSSTPQRGEVTGYLLKLIRESVPLTQEQLAAHLDVDRVTVQSWESGRRPFTAVPFGQAVAIRQRLGRLGANTKLLAALDDAAEADLILAALLRDEADRSPIAEQPLGWSVLTHRLTDLILWSVLGQTPTFIRSLPTPRRRGPVATAPLLPADERQAFFVRLRVLAERSASEREPDVLLHRQACFLAGMDPTGASASWLAEGTTRTARQITRFHTWSPLWPDMRSMVTSLANQGDPEPLRDFITHAHPDDACERAALNYSAYWVGEIPYRHRDDSFMPAALGDWRGVVLFRHLVDRLAIGHPFVDLNVHNLWALLVARRGLAHDDLATGQTLADRCAMLLESDQLSRQSRQELTSILYSLRADGVTGTGTGR
- a CDS encoding GIY-YIG nuclease family protein; the encoded protein is MVPVTIPERRSADVPTDEERVDEALRLLSGVPVALDVAVKRLSRGSGVYAWWAAPSVLPDLPGPPNDSDPSRRMLYLGRATSLRGRILRNHLRRSGSSTLRRTLAGLLVSEGYRTTWTDRVVLVPEDETRLTAWMHEHLRLTWAEDSEPTIIEAELVRRLHPPLNVHGVDPEHIQAAVVAAKNSYNTSSSPAQP
- a CDS encoding helix-turn-helix domain-containing protein, with the translated sequence MNHDAASILRGLAANRRLTPRAISRASGRAESTIRQLLSGAVPPGADVLHDIAPALQMPVADLLVIAGLPVVDVSAREGAYAASQEIGRLVAVASRLSSEQVRELITRAEDQVE
- a CDS encoding AEC family transporter, with amino-acid sequence MSLVSAFVPIWILTAVGYAACRWGLLGEAAASVLGRFVFHLAMPAALFLALSRMPLSGFAGRSLLAFAVSTVAVIGFGWAGASRLFGRGPGERPIWGMAAGYVNSANLGIPIATQVLGDVSFLAVVVLLQVLVVAPVILVALDRRSDPAGRIRVRRIASLPVRNPVILASLLGVACSATGLRLPSAAAAPLTLLAGAAVPAALVALGASLHRTAPSRAEPAEPAGAAELAAVSALKLVAQPVVAYAAGLALHLSAPQLLAVVVCAGLPTAQNTFIFAQEYGVGEAVANRAVVVTTTLSLATLAVAATLLG
- a CDS encoding Type 1 glutamine amidotransferase-like domain-containing protein, which gives rise to MKLLLTSAGVQNPSIRDALVDLLGKPIAESSALCIPTAAYPMGGPASAWRFITGQTPLPMSGLGWKSLGVLELTALPSIGQEHWIPWVREADVLLAHGGDATYLCHWMRQSGLADLLPSLRDTVWVGLSAGSMVLTPRIGTEFVEWQSAPDDRTLGLVDFSIFPHLGLEPDNTMAAAEKWVAEIAGPAYAIDDQTAIKVTDGTVEVVSEGHWRRFPS